The Paramisgurnus dabryanus chromosome 6, PD_genome_1.1, whole genome shotgun sequence genome has a window encoding:
- the LOC135767070 gene encoding uncharacterized protein isoform X1, producing MQAFNKMNTVLKYHIFLLMLKKSRFFHVKHCENIVIQSKRPSPNAPDQCYTARVCVAQPPLPRPALHCYTVSPSPISLHCSSAFVYNSWLMERFQRRLERLRQHHNKCASRYEQTFLRQETMGERSTQLDAISEEQEDSDSSESELSSCAGLDPDYKPGQSSSSSDLSPDKGSSWKNPMMSSEILECSDTNSSDGAIKKTENTRTYGKKHHKLHKIKKTDTSKLNVTLKICTRREDKKRAWDKRHYCLYCGKSQLKISRHLERKHMDVKDVAYAFSFSLGSKQRKSLLEQLRNKGDFKHNSKVLEKGRGQIVTWKQPSDKASVKDYLPCPYCFGMFKRKDLWRHQSSCRTRKSCVTDEKTKNRRSRIQSRAASLLPIAASSDGCQSIINQMRQDDVSFHIRSDSLICNYGESLYAKHGRVKSRHQYIAQRMRELGRFMLVAKDMDKTVNYLEDLCVPSKYQLVVSVAKCLTQFSPGKNEFGKPSTAVKIGFCLKGAVEVLIGQTLMNEDDLAEKKAKKFLELLEKNWRNSVSVTAHQTIQEKRWNKDDDIPLTKNVIALRDHLRMVEDEARNELTEQMDLHAYKTLNESVLAQVIIFNKRREGEASRLTLDVYMKASTSAINEDIYKTLSPLEKQLSKLLTRIEIRGKRGKKVPVFLTKRMKASIDLLVQKRVEAGVPAENPYLFARPGVMTNIRGCDCLRKYAKKSKAENPELLRSTKLRKQVATLCQLLDLSEQELEQVARFMGHDIRVHRDFYRQTDKTFQIAKISKLLFAMEQGTQTLRGKNLNTLAPACGEGPTLNSVGVSPRTKRKRVKLAEDGGSDLSSPEKTRQSCREADGSDVDDDCSGANLKKKPTPNKKRRRQTKSEETKDGGFDFSSPEKRLKSCREADGSDVDDDCSGANLKKKPTPNKNRRRQTKSEETKDGGFDLSSPEKTRQSCREADGSDVDDDCSGANLKKKPTPNKNRRRQTKSEETKDGGFDLSSTEKTRQSCREADGSDVDDDCSGANLKKKPTPNKNRRRQTTSGETKYGGSDLSSPKKRLKSCHEADGSDVDDDCSGANLKKKPTPNKNRRRQTKSVETKYGGFDLSSPEKRLKSCHEADDSDVDDDCSGANLKKKPTPNKNRRRQTKSGEAKDGGADLSFLEKRLNSCREDGSSESDVDDECSGANLLKKPTTNKKIGRQTKSAKVSAKVNVKRPWSEAERSAVHKHLAKFIAERRVPGKLPCMKCIEEEEALNERSWKDVKNFVYNTIVTLNRRSASRKLKF from the exons ATGCAGGCCTTTAACAAAATGAATACAGTGTTAAAATATCATATATTCTTATTAATGCTGAAAAAGTCAAGATTCTTCCATGTGAAACACTGTGAGAATATTGTGATACAAAGTAAACGCCCATCCCCCAATGCCCCAGACCAGTGCTACACTGCACGTGTTTGCGtcgcccaacccccactcccCAGACCAGCGCTACACTGCTACACTGTTTCCCCATCCCCCATTTCACTTCACTGCTCATCAGCGTTTGTTTATAACTCATGGTTGATGGAGCGATTTCAGAGAAGATTGGAGAGACTTAGACAGCATCACAATAAATGCGCAAGCCGTTATGAACAAACTTTTCTTCGTCAG GAAACAATGGGAGAGCGTTCAACACAG CTGGATGCTATTTCTGAGGAGCAGGAGGATAGTGATTCATCAGAATCAGAGTTATCCAGTTGTGCAGGACTAGACCCAGATTACAAACCAGGTCAGAGTTCATCGTCCAGTGATTTGAGCCCAGACAAAGGTTCATCGTGGAAGAACCCAATGATGTCCAGTGAAATACTTGAATGTTCCGACACAAATTCTAGCGACGGTGCCATCaaaaaaactgaaaacacaAGAACGTATGGAAAAAAACACCATAAACTACACAAGATAAAAAAGACAGATACATCCAAATTAAATGTGACCCTAAAAATTTGCACAAGGCGGGAAGACAAGAAAAGAGCTTGGGACAAAAGACATTATTGCCTCTACTGTGGGAAATCTCAGTTAAAGATTTCAAGACATTTAGAGAGAAAACACATGGATGTCAAAGATGTGGCATATGCCTTCAGCTTTTCATTAggatcaaaacaaagaaaaagtCTTTTAGAACAGCTCCGCAACAAAGGAGACTTTAAACATAATTCCAAAGTTCTGGAAAAAGGCAGAGGACAAATAGTGACGTGGAAGCAGCCATCTGATAAAGCCTCGGTTAAGGATTATTTGCCTTGCCCATACTGTTTTGGAATGTTTAAGAGAAAAGACCTTTGGAGACATCAATCATCATGCAGAACAAGAAAATCTTGTGTGACCGATGAAAAAACAAAGAATAGACGAAGTAGAATACAAAGTCGCGCCGCATCCCTGCTTCCTATTGCAGCTTCCTCAGATGGCTGTCAGAGCATCATTAACCAAATGAGACAAGATGATGTTTCGTTTCATATCAGGAGTGATAGTTTAATTTGCAACTATGGTGAATCACTGTACGCAAAACATGGTCGAGTGAAGTCCAGGCACcagtacattgcacaaagaatGAGAGAGCTTGGCCGATTCATGTTAGTGGCTAAGGACATGGACAAGACAGTCAATTATCTTGAAGATTTGTGTGTGCCATCAAAATATCAGCTTGTTGTCAGTGTTGCCAAGTGTCTAACTCAGTTTAGTCCAGGCAAAAATGAGTTTGGAAAACCTTCAACAGCAGTCAAAATTGGATTCTGTCTTAAAGGGGCTGTGGAGGTCCTAATAGGACAGACTCTAATGAATGAAGATGATCTTGCAGAAAAGAAAGCTAAAAAGTTTTTGGAACTTCTGGAGAAAAACTGGAGAAACAGTGTTTCTGTCACAGCTCACCAAACCATACAGGAAAAAAGATGGAATAAAGATGATGACATCCCCCTCACAAAAAATGTTATTGCTTTAAGAGACCATCTTAGGATGGTAGAAGATGAAGCAAGAAATGAATTGACAGAACAAATGGATTTACATGCATACAAAACATTAAACGAGTCCGTTCTAGCACAGGTCATTATCTTCAACAAGCGGCGTGAAGGGGAAGCATCACGCCTTACTCTTGACGTTTACATGAAAGCAAGCACAAGTGCCATAAACGAGGACATTTATAAAACCTTGTCACCATTGGAAAAGCAGCTCAGCAAGTTATTAACTCGCATAGAAATCAGAGGAAAACGAGGAAAGAAAGTTCCAGTTTTCTTGACAAAGAGAATGAAGGCATCAATTGATTTGTTGGTTCAAAAGCGAGTGGAAGCTGGTGTACCTGCTGAAAATCCCTATCTCTTTGCAAGACCCGGTGTGATGACAAACATACGCGGATGTGACTGTCTGCggaaatatgcaaaaaaaagcAAAGCAGAAAACCCTGAACTCTTGAGGTCAACTAAATTAAGAAAGCAAGTTGCCACACTCTGCCAACTCTTGGACCTTAGTGAACAAGAACTGGAGCAAGTTGCAAGGTTCATGGGACATGATATCAGAGTTCACCGTGACTTTTATAGGCAAACGGACAAAACATTTCAAATTGCCAAAATAAGTAAGCTTCTGTTTGCAATGGAGCAAGGCACTCAGACTTTAAGGGGGAAGAACCTTAATACACTTGCACCGGCCTGTG GTGAAGGTCCCACACTGAATTCTGTGGGTGTCTCACCGAgaacaaagagaaagagagtaaAGCTGGCTGAGG atgGAGGTTCTGATCTCTCCTCACCTGAAAAGACACGTCAATCATGCCGTGAAGCTGATGGTTCAGATGTAGATG ATGATTGTTCAGGAGCAAACCTGAAGAAAAAACCCACACCAAATAAGAAAAGACGACGACAGACCAAGAGTGAGGAAACAAAGG atgGAGGTTTTGATTTCTCCTCCCCTGAAAAGAGACTTAAATCATGCCGTGAAGCTGATGGTTCAGATGTAGATG ATGATTGTTCAGGAGCAAACCTGAAGAAAAAACCCACACCAAATAAGAACAGACGGCGACAGACCAAGAGTGAGGAAACAAAGG atgGAGGTTTTGATCTCTCATCTCCTGAAAAGACACGTCAATCATGCCGTGAAGCTGATGGTTCAGATGTAGATG ATGATTGTTCAGGAGCAAACCTGAAGAAAAAACCCACACCAAATAAGAACAGACGGCGACAGACCAAGAGTGAGGAAACAAAGG atgGAGGTTTTGATCTCTCATCCACTGAAAAGACACGTCAATCATGCCGTGAAGCTGATGGTTCAGATGTAGATG ATGATTGTTCAGGAGCAAACCTGAAGAAAAAACCCACACCAAATAAGAACAGACGACGACAGACCACGAGTGGGGAAACAAAGT atgGAGGTTCTGATCTCTCCTCCCCTAAAAAGAGACTTAAATCATGCCATGAAGCTGATGGTTCAGATGTAGATG ATGATTGTTCAGGAGCAAACCTGAAGAAAAAACCCACACCAAATAAGAACAGACGGCGACAGACCAAGAGTGTGGAAACAAAGT atgGAGGTTTTGATCTCTCCTCCCCTGAAAAGAGACTTAAATCATGCCATGAAGCTGATGATTCAGATGTGGATG ATGATTGTTCAGGAGCAAACCTGAAGAAAAAACCCACACCAAATAAGAACAGACGGCGACAGACCAAGAGTGGGGAAGCAAAGG ATGGAGGTGCTGATCTCTCCTTCCTTGAAAAGCGACTTAATTCATGCCGTGAAGATGGTAGTTCAGAATCAGATGTAGATG ATGAGTGTTCAGGAGCAAACCTGCTGAAAAAACCCACAACAAATAAGAAAATAGGACGACAGACCAAAAGTGCCAAAG TGTCGGCCAAGGTAAATGTGAAGAGACCATGGAGTGAGGCAGAGAGGAGTGCAGTACACAAACACTTGGCCAAGTTTATAGCCGAGCGCAGAGTTCCTGGAAAACTGCCATGCATGAAGTGCATAGAGGAAGAAGAAGCCCTAAATGAACGATCTTGGAAGGATGTGAAGAATTTTGTGTACAACACAATTGTAACTCTAAATCGGAGATCTGCTTCAAGAAAACTAAAATTTTAA
- the LOC135767070 gene encoding uncharacterized protein isoform X3, translating to MQAFNKMNTVLKYHIFLLMLKKSRFFHVKHCENIVIQSKRPSPNAPDQCYTARVCVAQPPLPRPALHCYTVSPSPISLHCSSAFVYNSWLMERFQRRLERLRQHHNKCASRYEQTFLRQETMGERSTQLDAISEEQEDSDSSESELSSCAGLDPDYKPGQSSSSSDLSPDKGSSWKNPMMSSEILECSDTNSSDGAIKKTENTRTYGKKHHKLHKIKKTDTSKLNVTLKICTRREDKKRAWDKRHYCLYCGKSQLKISRHLERKHMDVKDVAYAFSFSLGSKQRKSLLEQLRNKGDFKHNSKVLEKGRGQIVTWKQPSDKASVKDYLPCPYCFGMFKRKDLWRHQSSCRTRKSCVTDEKTKNRRSRIQSRAASLLPIAASSDGCQSIINQMRQDDVSFHIRSDSLICNYGESLYAKHGRVKSRHQYIAQRMRELGRFMLVAKDMDKTVNYLEDLCVPSKYQLVVSVAKCLTQFSPGKNEFGKPSTAVKIGFCLKGAVEVLIGQTLMNEDDLAEKKAKKFLELLEKNWRNSVSVTAHQTIQEKRWNKDDDIPLTKNVIALRDHLRMVEDEARNELTEQMDLHAYKTLNESVLAQVIIFNKRREGEASRLTLDVYMKASTSAINEDIYKTLSPLEKQLSKLLTRIEIRGKRGKKVPVFLTKRMKASIDLLVQKRVEAGVPAENPYLFARPGVMTNIRGCDCLRKYAKKSKAENPELLRSTKLRKQVATLCQLLDLSEQELEQVARFMGHDIRVHRDFYRQTDKTFQIAKISKLLFAMEQGTQTLRGKNLNTLAPACGEGPTLNSVGVSPRTKRKRVKLAEDGGSDLSSPEKTRQSCREADGSDVDDDCSGANLKKKPTPNKKRRRQTKSEETKDGGFDFSSPEKRLKSCREADGSDVDDDCSGANLKKKPTPNKNRRRQTKSEETKDGGFDLSSPEKTRQSCREADGSDVDDDCSGANLKKKPTPNKNRRRQTKSEETKDGGFDLSSTEKTRQSCREADGSDVDDDCSGANLKKKPTPNKNRRRQTKSGEAKDGGADLSFLEKRLNSCREDGSSESDVDDECSGANLLKKPTTNKKIGRQTKSAKVSAKVNVKRPWSEAERSAVHKHLAKFIAERRVPGKLPCMKCIEEEEALNERSWKDVKNFVYNTIVTLNRRSASRKLKF from the exons ATGCAGGCCTTTAACAAAATGAATACAGTGTTAAAATATCATATATTCTTATTAATGCTGAAAAAGTCAAGATTCTTCCATGTGAAACACTGTGAGAATATTGTGATACAAAGTAAACGCCCATCCCCCAATGCCCCAGACCAGTGCTACACTGCACGTGTTTGCGtcgcccaacccccactcccCAGACCAGCGCTACACTGCTACACTGTTTCCCCATCCCCCATTTCACTTCACTGCTCATCAGCGTTTGTTTATAACTCATGGTTGATGGAGCGATTTCAGAGAAGATTGGAGAGACTTAGACAGCATCACAATAAATGCGCAAGCCGTTATGAACAAACTTTTCTTCGTCAG GAAACAATGGGAGAGCGTTCAACACAG CTGGATGCTATTTCTGAGGAGCAGGAGGATAGTGATTCATCAGAATCAGAGTTATCCAGTTGTGCAGGACTAGACCCAGATTACAAACCAGGTCAGAGTTCATCGTCCAGTGATTTGAGCCCAGACAAAGGTTCATCGTGGAAGAACCCAATGATGTCCAGTGAAATACTTGAATGTTCCGACACAAATTCTAGCGACGGTGCCATCaaaaaaactgaaaacacaAGAACGTATGGAAAAAAACACCATAAACTACACAAGATAAAAAAGACAGATACATCCAAATTAAATGTGACCCTAAAAATTTGCACAAGGCGGGAAGACAAGAAAAGAGCTTGGGACAAAAGACATTATTGCCTCTACTGTGGGAAATCTCAGTTAAAGATTTCAAGACATTTAGAGAGAAAACACATGGATGTCAAAGATGTGGCATATGCCTTCAGCTTTTCATTAggatcaaaacaaagaaaaagtCTTTTAGAACAGCTCCGCAACAAAGGAGACTTTAAACATAATTCCAAAGTTCTGGAAAAAGGCAGAGGACAAATAGTGACGTGGAAGCAGCCATCTGATAAAGCCTCGGTTAAGGATTATTTGCCTTGCCCATACTGTTTTGGAATGTTTAAGAGAAAAGACCTTTGGAGACATCAATCATCATGCAGAACAAGAAAATCTTGTGTGACCGATGAAAAAACAAAGAATAGACGAAGTAGAATACAAAGTCGCGCCGCATCCCTGCTTCCTATTGCAGCTTCCTCAGATGGCTGTCAGAGCATCATTAACCAAATGAGACAAGATGATGTTTCGTTTCATATCAGGAGTGATAGTTTAATTTGCAACTATGGTGAATCACTGTACGCAAAACATGGTCGAGTGAAGTCCAGGCACcagtacattgcacaaagaatGAGAGAGCTTGGCCGATTCATGTTAGTGGCTAAGGACATGGACAAGACAGTCAATTATCTTGAAGATTTGTGTGTGCCATCAAAATATCAGCTTGTTGTCAGTGTTGCCAAGTGTCTAACTCAGTTTAGTCCAGGCAAAAATGAGTTTGGAAAACCTTCAACAGCAGTCAAAATTGGATTCTGTCTTAAAGGGGCTGTGGAGGTCCTAATAGGACAGACTCTAATGAATGAAGATGATCTTGCAGAAAAGAAAGCTAAAAAGTTTTTGGAACTTCTGGAGAAAAACTGGAGAAACAGTGTTTCTGTCACAGCTCACCAAACCATACAGGAAAAAAGATGGAATAAAGATGATGACATCCCCCTCACAAAAAATGTTATTGCTTTAAGAGACCATCTTAGGATGGTAGAAGATGAAGCAAGAAATGAATTGACAGAACAAATGGATTTACATGCATACAAAACATTAAACGAGTCCGTTCTAGCACAGGTCATTATCTTCAACAAGCGGCGTGAAGGGGAAGCATCACGCCTTACTCTTGACGTTTACATGAAAGCAAGCACAAGTGCCATAAACGAGGACATTTATAAAACCTTGTCACCATTGGAAAAGCAGCTCAGCAAGTTATTAACTCGCATAGAAATCAGAGGAAAACGAGGAAAGAAAGTTCCAGTTTTCTTGACAAAGAGAATGAAGGCATCAATTGATTTGTTGGTTCAAAAGCGAGTGGAAGCTGGTGTACCTGCTGAAAATCCCTATCTCTTTGCAAGACCCGGTGTGATGACAAACATACGCGGATGTGACTGTCTGCggaaatatgcaaaaaaaagcAAAGCAGAAAACCCTGAACTCTTGAGGTCAACTAAATTAAGAAAGCAAGTTGCCACACTCTGCCAACTCTTGGACCTTAGTGAACAAGAACTGGAGCAAGTTGCAAGGTTCATGGGACATGATATCAGAGTTCACCGTGACTTTTATAGGCAAACGGACAAAACATTTCAAATTGCCAAAATAAGTAAGCTTCTGTTTGCAATGGAGCAAGGCACTCAGACTTTAAGGGGGAAGAACCTTAATACACTTGCACCGGCCTGTG GTGAAGGTCCCACACTGAATTCTGTGGGTGTCTCACCGAgaacaaagagaaagagagtaaAGCTGGCTGAGG atgGAGGTTCTGATCTCTCCTCACCTGAAAAGACACGTCAATCATGCCGTGAAGCTGATGGTTCAGATGTAGATG ATGATTGTTCAGGAGCAAACCTGAAGAAAAAACCCACACCAAATAAGAAAAGACGACGACAGACCAAGAGTGAGGAAACAAAGG atgGAGGTTTTGATTTCTCCTCCCCTGAAAAGAGACTTAAATCATGCCGTGAAGCTGATGGTTCAGATGTAGATG ATGATTGTTCAGGAGCAAACCTGAAGAAAAAACCCACACCAAATAAGAACAGACGGCGACAGACCAAGAGTGAGGAAACAAAGG atgGAGGTTTTGATCTCTCATCTCCTGAAAAGACACGTCAATCATGCCGTGAAGCTGATGGTTCAGATGTAGATG ATGATTGTTCAGGAGCAAACCTGAAGAAAAAACCCACACCAAATAAGAACAGACGGCGACAGACCAAGAGTGAGGAAACAAAGG atgGAGGTTTTGATCTCTCATCCACTGAAAAGACACGTCAATCATGCCGTGAAGCTGATGGTTCAGATGTAGATG ATGATTGTTCAGGAGCAAACCTGAAGAAAAAACCCACACCAAATAAGAACAGACGGCGACAGACCAAGAGTGGGGAAGCAAAGG ATGGAGGTGCTGATCTCTCCTTCCTTGAAAAGCGACTTAATTCATGCCGTGAAGATGGTAGTTCAGAATCAGATGTAGATG ATGAGTGTTCAGGAGCAAACCTGCTGAAAAAACCCACAACAAATAAGAAAATAGGACGACAGACCAAAAGTGCCAAAG TGTCGGCCAAGGTAAATGTGAAGAGACCATGGAGTGAGGCAGAGAGGAGTGCAGTACACAAACACTTGGCCAAGTTTATAGCCGAGCGCAGAGTTCCTGGAAAACTGCCATGCATGAAGTGCATAGAGGAAGAAGAAGCCCTAAATGAACGATCTTGGAAGGATGTGAAGAATTTTGTGTACAACACAATTGTAACTCTAAATCGGAGATCTGCTTCAAGAAAACTAAAATTTTAA
- the LOC135767070 gene encoding uncharacterized protein isoform X2 — MQAFNKMNTVLKYHIFLLMLKKSRFFHVKHCENIVIQSKRPSPNAPDQCYTARVCVAQPPLPRPALHCYTVSPSPISLHCSSAFVYNSWLMERFQRRLERLRQHHNKCASRYEQTFLRQETMGERSTQLDAISEEQEDSDSSESELSSCAGLDPDYKPGQSSSSSDLSPDKGSSWKNPMMSSEILECSDTNSSDGAIKKTENTRTYGKKHHKLHKIKKTDTSKLNVTLKICTRREDKKRAWDKRHYCLYCGKSQLKISRHLERKHMDVKDVAYAFSFSLGSKQRKSLLEQLRNKGDFKHNSKVLEKGRGQIVTWKQPSDKASVKDYLPCPYCFGMFKRKDLWRHQSSCRTRKSCVTDEKTKNRRSRIQSRAASLLPIAASSDGCQSIINQMRQDDVSFHIRSDSLICNYGESLYAKHGRVKSRHQYIAQRMRELGRFMLVAKDMDKTVNYLEDLCVPSKYQLVVSVAKCLTQFSPGKNEFGKPSTAVKIGFCLKGAVEVLIGQTLMNEDDLAEKKAKKFLELLEKNWRNSVSVTAHQTIQEKRWNKDDDIPLTKNVIALRDHLRMVEDEARNELTEQMDLHAYKTLNESVLAQVIIFNKRREGEASRLTLDVYMKASTSAINEDIYKTLSPLEKQLSKLLTRIEIRGKRGKKVPVFLTKRMKASIDLLVQKRVEAGVPAENPYLFARPGVMTNIRGCDCLRKYAKKSKAENPELLRSTKLRKQVATLCQLLDLSEQELEQVARFMGHDIRVHRDFYRQTDKTFQIAKISKLLFAMEQGTQTLRGKNLNTLAPACGEGPTLNSVGVSPRTKRKRVKLAEDGGSDLSSPEKTRQSCREADGSDVDDDCSGANLKKKPTPNKKRRRQTKSEETKDGGFDFSSPEKRLKSCREADGSDVDDDCSGANLKKKPTPNKNRRRQTKSEETKDGGFDLSSPEKTRQSCREADGSDVDDDCSGANLKKKPTPNKNRRRQTKSEETKDGGFDLSSTEKTRQSCREADGSDVDDDCSGANLKKKPTPNKNRRRQTTSGETKYGGFDLSSPEKRLKSCHEADDSDVDDDCSGANLKKKPTPNKNRRRQTKSGEAKDGGADLSFLEKRLNSCREDGSSESDVDDECSGANLLKKPTTNKKIGRQTKSAKVSAKVNVKRPWSEAERSAVHKHLAKFIAERRVPGKLPCMKCIEEEEALNERSWKDVKNFVYNTIVTLNRRSASRKLKF; from the exons ATGCAGGCCTTTAACAAAATGAATACAGTGTTAAAATATCATATATTCTTATTAATGCTGAAAAAGTCAAGATTCTTCCATGTGAAACACTGTGAGAATATTGTGATACAAAGTAAACGCCCATCCCCCAATGCCCCAGACCAGTGCTACACTGCACGTGTTTGCGtcgcccaacccccactcccCAGACCAGCGCTACACTGCTACACTGTTTCCCCATCCCCCATTTCACTTCACTGCTCATCAGCGTTTGTTTATAACTCATGGTTGATGGAGCGATTTCAGAGAAGATTGGAGAGACTTAGACAGCATCACAATAAATGCGCAAGCCGTTATGAACAAACTTTTCTTCGTCAG GAAACAATGGGAGAGCGTTCAACACAG CTGGATGCTATTTCTGAGGAGCAGGAGGATAGTGATTCATCAGAATCAGAGTTATCCAGTTGTGCAGGACTAGACCCAGATTACAAACCAGGTCAGAGTTCATCGTCCAGTGATTTGAGCCCAGACAAAGGTTCATCGTGGAAGAACCCAATGATGTCCAGTGAAATACTTGAATGTTCCGACACAAATTCTAGCGACGGTGCCATCaaaaaaactgaaaacacaAGAACGTATGGAAAAAAACACCATAAACTACACAAGATAAAAAAGACAGATACATCCAAATTAAATGTGACCCTAAAAATTTGCACAAGGCGGGAAGACAAGAAAAGAGCTTGGGACAAAAGACATTATTGCCTCTACTGTGGGAAATCTCAGTTAAAGATTTCAAGACATTTAGAGAGAAAACACATGGATGTCAAAGATGTGGCATATGCCTTCAGCTTTTCATTAggatcaaaacaaagaaaaagtCTTTTAGAACAGCTCCGCAACAAAGGAGACTTTAAACATAATTCCAAAGTTCTGGAAAAAGGCAGAGGACAAATAGTGACGTGGAAGCAGCCATCTGATAAAGCCTCGGTTAAGGATTATTTGCCTTGCCCATACTGTTTTGGAATGTTTAAGAGAAAAGACCTTTGGAGACATCAATCATCATGCAGAACAAGAAAATCTTGTGTGACCGATGAAAAAACAAAGAATAGACGAAGTAGAATACAAAGTCGCGCCGCATCCCTGCTTCCTATTGCAGCTTCCTCAGATGGCTGTCAGAGCATCATTAACCAAATGAGACAAGATGATGTTTCGTTTCATATCAGGAGTGATAGTTTAATTTGCAACTATGGTGAATCACTGTACGCAAAACATGGTCGAGTGAAGTCCAGGCACcagtacattgcacaaagaatGAGAGAGCTTGGCCGATTCATGTTAGTGGCTAAGGACATGGACAAGACAGTCAATTATCTTGAAGATTTGTGTGTGCCATCAAAATATCAGCTTGTTGTCAGTGTTGCCAAGTGTCTAACTCAGTTTAGTCCAGGCAAAAATGAGTTTGGAAAACCTTCAACAGCAGTCAAAATTGGATTCTGTCTTAAAGGGGCTGTGGAGGTCCTAATAGGACAGACTCTAATGAATGAAGATGATCTTGCAGAAAAGAAAGCTAAAAAGTTTTTGGAACTTCTGGAGAAAAACTGGAGAAACAGTGTTTCTGTCACAGCTCACCAAACCATACAGGAAAAAAGATGGAATAAAGATGATGACATCCCCCTCACAAAAAATGTTATTGCTTTAAGAGACCATCTTAGGATGGTAGAAGATGAAGCAAGAAATGAATTGACAGAACAAATGGATTTACATGCATACAAAACATTAAACGAGTCCGTTCTAGCACAGGTCATTATCTTCAACAAGCGGCGTGAAGGGGAAGCATCACGCCTTACTCTTGACGTTTACATGAAAGCAAGCACAAGTGCCATAAACGAGGACATTTATAAAACCTTGTCACCATTGGAAAAGCAGCTCAGCAAGTTATTAACTCGCATAGAAATCAGAGGAAAACGAGGAAAGAAAGTTCCAGTTTTCTTGACAAAGAGAATGAAGGCATCAATTGATTTGTTGGTTCAAAAGCGAGTGGAAGCTGGTGTACCTGCTGAAAATCCCTATCTCTTTGCAAGACCCGGTGTGATGACAAACATACGCGGATGTGACTGTCTGCggaaatatgcaaaaaaaagcAAAGCAGAAAACCCTGAACTCTTGAGGTCAACTAAATTAAGAAAGCAAGTTGCCACACTCTGCCAACTCTTGGACCTTAGTGAACAAGAACTGGAGCAAGTTGCAAGGTTCATGGGACATGATATCAGAGTTCACCGTGACTTTTATAGGCAAACGGACAAAACATTTCAAATTGCCAAAATAAGTAAGCTTCTGTTTGCAATGGAGCAAGGCACTCAGACTTTAAGGGGGAAGAACCTTAATACACTTGCACCGGCCTGTG GTGAAGGTCCCACACTGAATTCTGTGGGTGTCTCACCGAgaacaaagagaaagagagtaaAGCTGGCTGAGG atgGAGGTTCTGATCTCTCCTCACCTGAAAAGACACGTCAATCATGCCGTGAAGCTGATGGTTCAGATGTAGATG ATGATTGTTCAGGAGCAAACCTGAAGAAAAAACCCACACCAAATAAGAAAAGACGACGACAGACCAAGAGTGAGGAAACAAAGG atgGAGGTTTTGATTTCTCCTCCCCTGAAAAGAGACTTAAATCATGCCGTGAAGCTGATGGTTCAGATGTAGATG ATGATTGTTCAGGAGCAAACCTGAAGAAAAAACCCACACCAAATAAGAACAGACGGCGACAGACCAAGAGTGAGGAAACAAAGG atgGAGGTTTTGATCTCTCATCTCCTGAAAAGACACGTCAATCATGCCGTGAAGCTGATGGTTCAGATGTAGATG ATGATTGTTCAGGAGCAAACCTGAAGAAAAAACCCACACCAAATAAGAACAGACGGCGACAGACCAAGAGTGAGGAAACAAAGG atgGAGGTTTTGATCTCTCATCCACTGAAAAGACACGTCAATCATGCCGTGAAGCTGATGGTTCAGATGTAGATG ATGATTGTTCAGGAGCAAACCTGAAGAAAAAACCCACACCAAATAAGAACAGACGACGACAGACCACGAGTGGGGAAACAAAGT atgGAGGTTTTGATCTCTCCTCCCCTGAAAAGAGACTTAAATCATGCCATGAAGCTGATGATTCAGATGTGGATG ATGATTGTTCAGGAGCAAACCTGAAGAAAAAACCCACACCAAATAAGAACAGACGGCGACAGACCAAGAGTGGGGAAGCAAAGG ATGGAGGTGCTGATCTCTCCTTCCTTGAAAAGCGACTTAATTCATGCCGTGAAGATGGTAGTTCAGAATCAGATGTAGATG ATGAGTGTTCAGGAGCAAACCTGCTGAAAAAACCCACAACAAATAAGAAAATAGGACGACAGACCAAAAGTGCCAAAG TGTCGGCCAAGGTAAATGTGAAGAGACCATGGAGTGAGGCAGAGAGGAGTGCAGTACACAAACACTTGGCCAAGTTTATAGCCGAGCGCAGAGTTCCTGGAAAACTGCCATGCATGAAGTGCATAGAGGAAGAAGAAGCCCTAAATGAACGATCTTGGAAGGATGTGAAGAATTTTGTGTACAACACAATTGTAACTCTAAATCGGAGATCTGCTTCAAGAAAACTAAAATTTTAA